The sequence below is a genomic window from Thiohalospira halophila DSM 15071.
CGGCTCTGGGCGGTCTTCATCGCCCAGGCACTGATCATCGCGGCGGCAGGCTGGACCCTGATGACCGCCGCCGAGACCATCGCCGTGCGGTCCGCCCTCTCCCAGACCGCGGTGGGGGCGCTCTTTACCGGCGTCTTCACCTCCCTGCCGGAGCTGGTCACGACCATCGCCGCCATCCGCTACGGCGCCCTGACCCTGGCGGTGAGCAACATCGTCGGCACCAACGCCTTCAACATGCTGGTCATCGCCGCGGCGGACGTTACCTACCGCGAGGGCTCCATCTACCACGCCATCACGTCGCAACAGCTGCTGTGGGGGCTGGTAACCATCCTCATGACCGCCATCCTGCTCATCGGCCTGCTCCAGCGCGAGCGCTACGGCATCGCCCGGATCGGCCTGGAGAGCGCCCTGATCCTGGTGATCTACGCGGCGGTGGCCGTGGCGACGCTGCTGATCTGACGGAATGCTGAACCGGGGGGAAGCCGCTCAACCGCGATGGTAGGGGTGACCCTGGAGGAGGCTCCAGGCGCGGTAGCACTGCTCGGCCACTACCACGCGGACCAGGGTGTGGGGCAGGGTCAGGGGCGAGAGGGACCAGCGGGTCTCGGCGGCCTCCAGACAGGCGGCGTCCAGGCCGTCGGCGCCGCCCACCAGGAGGGCGACATCCGGCCCCTCCTCCCGCCAGCCCTCCAGGCGCCGGGCGAGTTCCGGGGTATCCCACCCCTTGCCGCGCTCGTCCAGGGCGATAATCCGGGCCCCCTTGGGCACGGCAGCCAGCAGCCGCTGGCCCTCGTCCCGGCGCAGGCGCTGGATGTCGGGGTTCTTCTTCGGCCGGTTGGCGGCATCCACGGGGTGGATGTGGAGGGGGAGTTCGCGGGGGAGACGGCGCTGGTAGTCGGCCACCGCCGTCTCCACCCAGTCCGGCATGCGCCGGCCGACGGCGACCAGGTGGATCCGCACCGGCTAGTCCCCGTCGGACGCCCCGCCGGGGGAGACGTCCATGGCCCAGAGCTTCTCCAGGTTGTAGAAGTCACGGACCTCCGGGCGCATGACGTGGAGGACCACATCACCCAGGTCGACCACGATCCAGTCGCCGGTCTCCTCGCCCTCCACGCCCAGGGGCTGGACGCCGGCGGCCTTGGAGCGCTCGGTCACCCGCTCGGCCATGGCCTGGACCTGGCGGGCGGAATTACCACTGGCGATGACCATGGTATCGGTGACGGTACTCTGATCGCGCACATCGAGCACGCGGATATCCTGGCCCTTGAGTTCCTCGAGGGCGTCGGTGACCAGGTCCTGCAGGGCGTCGCTTTCCATCAGTCCTTCCGGTAGAGGCGGTGGTGTTGGATATAGTCGCAGACCGCGTCGGGGAGCAGGTAGCGCGGGCTGCGCCCGGCCGCCAGCAGGGCGCGGATCCGGGTGGAGGAGATGTCCAGCTGGGTCACCGGCATGAGGTGGACACGGCCCGCGGGCTCGCGGGCCAGCTCCCCGGGCTCGATGACGCCGCGCTCGGCCACCAGGGCCGCCAGCGGGCCACCCTGGTCCTCCATGCTGTCCGGGTCCCAGCCCGGCCGGTGGGAGACGACCAGATGCGCCAGCTCCGGCAGCCGCTCCCACTCGTGCCAGCTCGCCAGGCCCAGGAAGGCGTCCATGCCCAGCATCAGGGCCAGGGGCTCGTCGGGACCGATCTCGGCGCGCAGCCCGGCCAGGGTCTCGGCCATGTAGGAGGGGCCCTCGCGGTCCACCTCGCGCCGATCCAGGTGGAAGTCGGGCTGACCGGCGATGGCCGCCTCCAGCATGGCCAGGCGGTGCTCGGTGGCCACCCGCGGCGCCCCGCGATGGGGCGGATGGCCGGCGGGGAGGACGTGCACGCGGTCCAGGCCCACCTCCTCGGCCATCTCCACCGCCGGGCGCAGGTGGCCCAGGTGGACCGGGTCGAAGGTGCCGCCGAAGACGCCGATCACG
It includes:
- the rlmH gene encoding 23S rRNA (pseudouridine(1915)-N(3))-methyltransferase RlmH, translated to MRIHLVAVGRRMPDWVETAVADYQRRLPRELPLHIHPVDAANRPKKNPDIQRLRRDEGQRLLAAVPKGARIIALDERGKGWDTPELARRLEGWREEGPDVALLVGGADGLDAACLEAAETRWSLSPLTLPHTLVRVVVAEQCYRAWSLLQGHPYHRG
- the rsfS gene encoding ribosome silencing factor produces the protein MESDALQDLVTDALEELKGQDIRVLDVRDQSTVTDTMVIASGNSARQVQAMAERVTERSKAAGVQPLGVEGEETGDWIVVDLGDVVLHVMRPEVRDFYNLEKLWAMDVSPGGASDGD
- the nadD gene encoding nicotinate-nucleotide adenylyltransferase, which encodes MIGVFGGTFDPVHLGHLRPAVEMAEEVGLDRVHVLPAGHPPHRGAPRVATEHRLAMLEAAIAGQPDFHLDRREVDREGPSYMAETLAGLRAEIGPDEPLALMLGMDAFLGLASWHEWERLPELAHLVVSHRPGWDPDSMEDQGGPLAALVAERGVIEPGELAREPAGRVHLMPVTQLDISSTRIRALLAAGRSPRYLLPDAVCDYIQHHRLYRKD